The Ignavibacteriales bacterium genome has a window encoding:
- the thrS gene encoding threonine--tRNA ligase yields the protein MSKIKITFPDGNQKEFDRDITGKQIAEGISKGLAKEALAVEVNGEVWDLSRPISQDASFKILKWADDGGKHAYWHSSAHLMAEAVETLYPGAKFGIGPAIETGFYYDLDLGEHNLSKDDLQKIEDKMNELANRDVPYVREEKKWEEAVEYFKKKGDQYKLELLDEFKGQAISLYHHGNFTDLCRGPHLPSTGKIKAIKLLSVAGAYWRGNEKNKMMQRIYGVTFPSKKELDQYLFLLEEAKRRDHRKLGSELELFLLTPKVGSGLPLWLPKGTIIRESLVEFLRDEQRKRGYQAVITPHIANLELYKTSGHYPYYKDSQFPPIQMENGEAFLLKPMNCPHHHQIYSFKPRSYRDLPIRLAEFGTVYRYEQSGEMNGLTRVRGFTQDDAHIYCAHDQLKAEVKSVIDLTQLVFKTFGMEVKIRLSYRDDKNVEKYGGEAAFWEQAQREIREVADEMKLDYFTAYGEASFYGPKIDFMVKDALNRTWQLGTVQVDYVMPERFQLEYIGQDGQRHRPVIIHRAPFGSLERFVGILIEHFAGEFPLWLAPTQVAVLPISDVFMEYAKEIFDGLKASGVRVELDDRNEKIGYKIRDCETKKVPYMLVVGEKEKVGGLVSVRRHKKGDQGTMKFEEFQNQILNTIKTRALTV from the coding sequence ATGAGTAAAATAAAAATCACATTCCCTGACGGGAACCAGAAAGAATTCGATCGCGATATTACCGGTAAGCAGATTGCTGAAGGTATTAGCAAAGGTCTGGCAAAAGAAGCGCTTGCTGTTGAAGTAAACGGAGAAGTATGGGATTTAAGCCGCCCGATAAGCCAGGATGCTTCCTTCAAAATTCTCAAGTGGGCTGATGATGGCGGAAAGCATGCCTACTGGCATAGCTCTGCTCATTTGATGGCAGAAGCAGTGGAGACATTGTACCCGGGAGCAAAATTCGGTATCGGTCCCGCTATAGAAACCGGTTTTTATTACGACCTTGATCTTGGCGAGCACAATCTCTCAAAGGATGATCTTCAAAAGATTGAAGATAAAATGAACGAGCTTGCCAATCGTGACGTTCCATATGTCCGTGAGGAAAAAAAGTGGGAAGAGGCGGTCGAGTATTTCAAAAAGAAAGGTGACCAGTACAAGCTTGAGTTACTGGATGAGTTTAAAGGTCAGGCAATTTCATTATATCACCATGGAAATTTCACCGATCTTTGCCGTGGGCCGCATCTCCCTTCAACTGGAAAGATCAAAGCCATCAAGCTCTTGAGCGTTGCCGGTGCGTACTGGCGCGGGAATGAAAAAAACAAGATGATGCAACGCATCTATGGCGTTACGTTCCCATCAAAGAAAGAACTGGATCAATATTTGTTCCTGCTTGAGGAAGCAAAACGCCGCGATCATCGTAAGCTGGGGTCCGAGTTAGAACTTTTTCTTCTCACACCGAAAGTTGGAAGCGGTTTGCCGTTGTGGCTTCCGAAGGGAACCATCATCCGCGAATCGCTTGTAGAATTTTTACGCGACGAACAAAGAAAGCGCGGGTATCAAGCGGTCATTACACCGCATATTGCAAATCTGGAATTGTACAAAACATCGGGCCATTATCCATATTATAAGGATTCACAGTTCCCACCTATTCAAATGGAAAATGGTGAAGCGTTTCTATTGAAGCCGATGAATTGTCCGCATCATCATCAAATTTATTCATTTAAGCCGCGTTCGTATCGCGACTTGCCGATTCGCCTGGCTGAGTTTGGCACTGTCTATCGATATGAACAATCCGGCGAGATGAACGGTCTCACACGTGTACGCGGATTTACCCAAGACGACGCTCACATCTATTGTGCACACGACCAGTTGAAAGCAGAGGTTAAATCTGTCATCGATTTGACACAATTGGTGTTTAAAACCTTTGGTATGGAAGTGAAGATTCGCCTGTCTTATCGGGACGATAAGAATGTTGAGAAATACGGCGGTGAAGCTGCCTTCTGGGAACAAGCGCAGCGCGAGATCCGCGAAGTGGCGGATGAGATGAAACTTGATTACTTTACAGCTTATGGTGAAGCATCCTTCTACGGACCAAAGATCGATTTCATGGTGAAGGATGCATTGAATCGCACGTGGCAGCTCGGCACCGTTCAAGTAGATTATGTTATGCCTGAGCGGTTTCAATTAGAATATATCGGTCAAGATGGACAACGGCACCGTCCGGTGATCATTCATCGAGCACCATTTGGATCATTGGAACGTTTCGTAGGAATTCTCATCGAACATTTTGCCGGAGAATTTCCGTTGTGGTTGGCACCGACGCAGGTTGCGGTTTTGCCCATCAGCGATGTATTTATGGAGTATGCAAAAGAAATATTTGATGGATTGAAAGCTTCCGGTGTACGTGTTGAGTTAGACGATCGCAACGAAAAAATCGGATATAAGATTCGCGATTGTGAAACGAAGAAAGTGCCGTATATGCTTGTGGTTGGTGAGAAAGAAAAAGTTGGCGGCTTAGTTTCAGTTCGCCGGCACAAAAAAGGCGATCAGGGGACAATGAAATTTGAAGAATTCCAAAATCAAATTCTCAATACAATTAAAACAAGAGCACTCACAGTTTAG
- the infC gene encoding translation initiation factor IF-3 produces the protein MKQERARVNSEIKAPQVRVITDDGAQLGIMTTAEALRRAQEMTSDLIEIVPNATPPVAKIMDFGKYRYEQAKRDKIQKKHQHVTLVKEVRFHPNTDTHDFDFKTRHARNFILEGNKVKATVVFKGREITYQDQGKELLVRFTEAIADIARMEQEPKMEGRQMVSYFVPEKAKKKSVEVTKQQPEE, from the coding sequence ATTAAACAAGAACGAGCACGGGTTAATTCCGAAATCAAAGCGCCGCAGGTGCGCGTCATTACAGATGATGGAGCACAGCTTGGTATTATGACAACTGCCGAGGCACTGCGGCGGGCACAAGAGATGACATCAGATCTCATCGAAATTGTGCCGAATGCAACTCCTCCAGTTGCAAAGATCATGGATTTTGGAAAGTATCGGTACGAGCAGGCAAAGCGGGATAAGATTCAGAAAAAGCATCAGCACGTGACGCTTGTAAAGGAAGTTCGGTTTCATCCGAACACCGACACACATGACTTTGATTTTAAAACTCGACATGCTCGCAATTTTATTCTTGAAGGCAACAAAGTGAAAGCGACTGTTGTATTCAAAGGCCGCGAGATTACGTATCAGGATCAAGGCAAAGAATTGCTTGTCCGTTTCACAGAAGCGATAGCGGATATTGCCCGTATGGAGCAGGAACCGAAGATGGAAGGGCGCCAGATGGTATCGTACTTCGTGCCGGAAAAAGCAAAGAAAAAAAGTGTAGAAGTAACCAAACAACAACCAGAGGAATAA
- the rpmI gene encoding 50S ribosomal protein L35, whose amino-acid sequence MPKMKTRRSAAKSFKVTASGKIKRRKAFRSHILTSKSTKRKRHLRKSGFVAETEAYKVRRFLLA is encoded by the coding sequence ATGCCGAAGATGAAAACCCGGCGCAGTGCCGCTAAATCGTTTAAGGTCACTGCAAGCGGTAAGATTAAACGACGAAAAGCGTTTCGCAGTCATATCTTAACCAGCAAGTCCACAAAACGCAAACGCCATTTACGCAAATCCGGATTCGTTGCTGAGACGGAAGCGTACAAAGTGCGAAGATTTTTATTAGCATAA
- the rplT gene encoding 50S ribosomal protein L20, with amino-acid sequence MPRSQNKVASHRRRKKLLASAKGYWGGRSKVLTVAKHHVDKAGQHAYRHRRTKKREFRALWIARINAAARIHGTTYSKLIFSLEKKQVGINRKVLADLAANHKEAFAEVVKFATA; translated from the coding sequence ATGCCGCGTTCACAAAATAAAGTCGCGTCGCACCGACGGCGCAAAAAATTATTGGCTTCAGCGAAAGGATATTGGGGCGGTCGCAGTAAGGTTCTGACCGTTGCCAAGCATCACGTTGATAAAGCCGGACAACATGCCTATCGGCATCGCCGGACGAAAAAGCGCGAATTCCGCGCTCTCTGGATTGCACGCATCAATGCTGCGGCGCGTATCCATGGCACAACCTATTCCAAGTTGATATTCTCTCTTGAAAAGAAACAAGTAGGAATTAACCGGAAGGTGCTGGCGGACCTTGCTGCAAATCATAAGGAAGCGTTTGCCGAAGTTGTGAAATTTGCAACTGCGTAA
- a CDS encoding tautomerase family protein, translating into MPIVKIEIYKGFDAGYRKKILDGVHQALVDSFKIPDSDRNQLIYEFDDDRFERNANKSRAFTIIEITAFKGRSREAKRMLYRKIAENLKVLPGIEPEDILITINEPELVNWGIHGGKCADETDIGFSVDI; encoded by the coding sequence TTGCCTATCGTCAAAATAGAAATATATAAAGGTTTTGATGCCGGATATAGAAAAAAAATCCTTGACGGTGTGCATCAAGCGCTGGTAGATTCATTCAAGATACCGGATTCAGATCGTAATCAGCTGATATATGAATTTGATGATGATAGATTCGAGAGAAACGCAAATAAATCGAGAGCGTTCACCATTATAGAAATTACTGCGTTCAAAGGCCGGTCTCGAGAAGCCAAGAGAATGCTCTATCGAAAAATAGCTGAGAATTTAAAAGTCTTGCCGGGAATAGAACCGGAAGATATTCTCATAACAATCAACGAACCAGAATTAGTTAATTGGGGTATTCATGGCGGCAAATGTGCAGACGAAACTGATATAGGATTTAGTGTCGACATCTAA